One Xiphophorus hellerii strain 12219 chromosome 1, Xiphophorus_hellerii-4.1, whole genome shotgun sequence DNA segment encodes these proteins:
- the LOC116719651 gene encoding complement C1q-like protein 2: protein MFFRALLLICSLSSAQLHAAAENEIRQTGSQEGDAENLSNNQQTFTQDINAVLREMSASLAGLKVELRCLQKDHDAKVSELELQKTEVEKLKQQQQEKNKELDNLKQHYQGQAEELIRVQTRANRTENQVEALRREGEVKRVAFSASLLASGAETFGPFNTQTPLVFRHVVSNIGNAYNPNTGFFTAPVKGAYHFEFHIFGPGHASYSTGAVLTKNGQNICIAYEHQPSLHVKSSNGVTLLLEVGDVIFLRQWQNSRISDYPNRHNIFSGHLLFTM from the exons atgtttttccgAGCATTGCTGCTAATCTGCTCTCTTTCCAGCGCTCAGCTGCATGCTGCCGCCGAAAATGAAATCAGGCAAACTGGATCACAGGAAGGAGACGCAGAAAATCTTTCAAATAATCAACAAACCTTTACGCAGGACATCAACGCTGTGCTGAGAGAGATGAGCGCCTCACTGGCTGGACTGAAGGTGGAGCTCAGGTGCTTACAGAAAGATCATGATG CGAAGGTGAGCGAACTGGAGTTGCAAAAGACTGAGGTGGAAAAGttgaaacaacagcaacaag aaaaaaataaagagttgGACAATCTGAAACAACACTACCAAG GTCAGGCTGAAGAACTGATCAGAGTTCAAACCAGGGCAAACAGAACTGAAAACCAGGTGGAGGCTTTaagaagagaaggagaag TGAAACGAGTGGCTTTCTCAGCTTCCTTGTTGGCCTCTGGTGCAGAAACGTTTGGTCCATTCAACACACAGACACCGTTGGTCTTCAGACATGTTGTTTCAAACATCGGAAATGCCTACAACCCAAACACAG GTTTTTTCACAGCTCCAGTCAAAGGAGCCTACCACTTTGAGTTCCATATCTTTGGACCTGGACATGCTTCATATTCTACAGGTGCTGTGTTGACCAAGAATGgacaaaatatttgtattgCATATGAACATCAGCCTTCTCTTCATGTTAAATCTTCTAATGGTGTCACATTGCTGTTAGAGGTTGGAGATGTTATATTTTTGCGTCAGTGGCAAAACTCAAGAATTTCTGATTACCCAAATCGTCACAATATCTTCAGTGGTCATCTGCTTTTCACCATGTGA
- the LOC116725500 gene encoding multimerin-2-like — translation MEMTTFFPALILICFLSTAQLQAVADNEIISHLRQTGSQAADAGNLSDNQLTFTQDIHAVLREMSASLAGLKVEMRYLQRDYEAKTRELELQKDELDKLKQQYQAQAGELSSVKALANITEDQVESLRREGEVNTKELEVQKKEFDKLKEQHQAHAEELLRVQTRANVTEKQVEALRREGEVKKVAFSASLMASGNQGETGPFNTRTPLVFRHVVSNIGNAYNPNTGFFTAPVKGAYHFEFYIYGPGHASYPAAAGLTRNGEHIFIAYEHQPSHAANSANGVTLLLEVGDVIFLRQWQNSRIYDNIYCHTTFSGHLLFTM, via the exons atggagatgacaacattttttcctgcattgaTTCTGATCTGCTTTCTCTCCACAGCTCAGCTCCAAGCTGTGGCCGACaatgaaattatttcacatttaagaCAAACTGGATCACAGGCAGCAGATGCAGGGAATCTCTCAGACAATCAACTAACCTTTACACAGGACATCCATGCAGTGCTGAGAGAGATGAGCGCCTCATTGGCTGGACTGAAGGTGGAGATGAGGTACCTACAGAGAGATTATGAAG CTAAAACGAGAGAACTGGAGCTGCAGAAAGATGAATTAGACAAGCTGAAACAACAGTACCAAG CTCAGGCAGGAGAGCTGAGCAGTGTTAAAGCCCTGGCAAACATCACTGAAGATCAAGTGGAGTCTCTGAGAAGAGAAGGAGAAG TTAATACGAAGGAACTGGAGGTGCAGAAGAAAGAGTTCGACaagctgaaagaacaacaccaAG CTCATGCAGAGGAACTGCTGAGAGTTCAAACCAGGGCAAACGTCACTGAAAAGCAGGTGGAGGCTCTgaggagagaaggagaag TGAAAAAAGTGGCTTTCTCAGCTTCCTTGATGGCTTCAGGCAACCAAGGAGAAACTGGACCATTCAACACACGCACACCGTTGGTCTTCAGACATGTTGTTTCAAACATTGGAAATGCCTACAACCCAAATACAG gTTTTTTCACAGCTCCAGTCAAAGGAGCCTACCACTTTGAGTTCTATATCTATGGACCTGGACATGCTTCAtatcctgcagctgctgggtTGACCAGGAACGGAGagcatatttttattgcatatgAACATCAGCCTTCTCATGCTGCTAATTCCGCTAATGGTGTCACATTGCTGTTAGAGGTTGGAGATGTTATATTTTTGCGCCAGTGGCAAAACTCAAGGATTTATGACAACATATATTGTCACACGACCTTCAGTGGTCATCTGCTTTTCACCATGTGA
- the LOC116719777 gene encoding complement C1q-like protein 2 has product MSASLAGLKVGMEYLQKDNEELDLIKQQYQEQVTKVGNLEQQYQEQVTKVRSLEQQYQAQLGELISVKARTNNTENQVEVLKRERKVKQVAFSASLLASGGGNTGPFNTQTPLVFRHVVANIGNAYNPNTGFFIAPVRGAYHFEFHIHGGGHASHPTGAVLVKNGDPIFIAFEHQASYSVNPSNGATLLLETGDVV; this is encoded by the exons ATGAGCGCCTCATTGGCTGGACTGAAGGTTGGTATGGAGTATCTGCAGAAAGATAATGAAG AactggacttgataaaacaaCAATACCAAG agCAAGTGACAAAAGTAGGAAATCTTGAGCAGCAGTACCAAG agCAAGTGACAAAAGTAAGAAGTCTTGAGCAGCAGTACCAAG CTCAGCTAGGAGAACTGATCAGCGTTAAAGCCAGGACAAACAACACTGAAAACCAAGTGGAGGTTctgaagagagaaagaaaag TGAAACAAGTGGCTTTCTCAGCTTCCTTGCTGGCATCAGGTGGTGGAAACACTGGACCATTTAACACACAGACACCTCTAGTCTTCAGACATGTTGTTGCAAATATTGGAAATGCCTACAACCCAAACACAG GTTTTTTCATTGCCCCGGTGAGAGGAGCCTATCACTTTGAGTTCCACATACATGGAGGTGGACATGCATCACATCCTACAGGTGCTGTGCTGGTCAAGAACGGGGATCCTATTTTCATTGCATTTGAACATCAGGCTTCTTACTCTGTTAACCCATCTAATGGAGCCACATTGTTGTTAGAAACTggagatgttgtg
- the LOC116719781 gene encoding uncharacterized protein LOC116719781, which yields MSASLAGLKVEMRYLQRDYEAKTRELELQKDELDKLKQQYQAQAGELSSVKALANITEDQVESLRREGEVNTKELEVQKKEFDKLKEQHQAHAEELLRVQTRANVTEKQVEALRREGEVKKVAFSASLMASGNQGETGPFNTHTPLVFRHVVSNIGNAYNPNTGFFTAPVKGAYHFEFYIYGHGHCFISCSCCVDQERRAYFYCI from the exons ATGAGCGCCTCATTGGCTGGACTGAAGGTGGAGATGAGGTACCTACAGAGAGATTATGAAG CTAAAACGAGAGAACTGGAGCTGCAGAAAGATGAATTAGACAAGCTGAAACAACAGTACCAAG CTCAGGCAGGAGAGCTGAGCAGTGTTAAAGCCCTGGCAAACATCACTGAAGATCAAGTGGAGTCTCTGAGAAGAGAAGGAGAAG TTAATACGAAGGAACTGGAGGTGCAGAAGAAAGAGTTCGACaagctgaaagaacaacaccaAG CTCATGCAGAGGAACTGCTGAGAGTTCAAACCAGGGCAAACGTCACTGAAAAGCAGGTGGAGGCTCTgaggagagaaggagaag TGAAAAAAGTGGCTTTCTCAGCTTCCTTGATGGCTTCAGGCAACCAAGGAGAAACTGGACcattcaacacacacacaccgttgGTCTTCAGACATGTTGTTTCAAACATTGGAAATGCCTACAACCCAAATACAG GTTTTTTCACAGCTCCAGTCAAAGGAGCCTACCACTTTGAGTTCTATATCTATGGACATGGACACTGCTTCAtatcctgcagctgctgtgttgaCCAGGAACGGAGagcatatttttattgcatatgA